The following are encoded in a window of Camelus ferus isolate YT-003-E chromosome 20, BCGSAC_Cfer_1.0, whole genome shotgun sequence genomic DNA:
- the RNF182 gene encoding E3 ubiquitin-protein ligase RNF182, with product MASQPPEDATESQVSDELECKICYNRYNLKQRKPKVLECCHRVCAKCLYKIIDFGDSPQGVIVCPFCRFETCLPDDEVSSLPDDNNILVNLTCGGKGKKCLPENPTELLLTPKRLASLVSPSHASSNCLVITIMEVQRESSPSLSSTPVVEFYRPSSFDSVTTVSHNWTVWNCTSLLFQTSVRVLVWLLGLLYFSSLPLGIYLLVSKKVTLGVVFVSLVPSSLVILMVYGFCQCICHEFLDCLAPSS from the coding sequence ATGGCCAGTCAGCCACCGGAAGACGCCACAGAGTCTCAGGTCTCCGATGAGCTTGAGTGTAAGATCTGCTACAACCGCTACAACCTGAAGCAGAGGAAGCCCAAGGTGCTGGAGTGTTGTCACAGGGTGTGTGCCAAATGCCTCTACAAGATCATAGACTTCGGGGACTCCCCGCAAGGCGTCATCGTCTGCCCTTTCTGCAGGTTCGAGACGTGCCTGCCGGACGACGAAGTCAGCAGTCTGCCCGATGACAACAACATCCTGGTGAACTTAACTTGTGGTGGCAAAGGCAAGAAGTGCCTGCCCGAGAACCCCACCGAGCTGCTGCTGACCCCCAAGAGGCTGGCCTCGCTGGTCAGTCCTTCCCACGCCTCCTCCAACTGCCTAGTCATAACGATCATGGAGGTGCAGAGAGAGAGCTCCCCGTCCCTGAGCTCCACGCCCGTGGTCGAGTTCTACAGGCCCTCCAGCTTTGACTCGGTGACGACCGTGTCGCACAACTGGACGGTGTGGAACTGCACGTCCCTGCTCTTTCAGACGTCCGTCAGGGTGTTGGTTTGGTTGCTGGGTTTGCTGTACTTCAGCTCCTTGCCTTTGGGGATCTACTTACTGGTCTCTAAGAAGGTCACCCTCGGGGTCGTCTTCGTCAGCCTGGTCCCTTCCAGCCTCGTCATCCTGATGGTGTATGGCTTCTGCCAGTGCATCTGTCACGAATTCCTAGACTGCCTGGCACCTTCCTCTTGA